A single region of the Brachypodium distachyon strain Bd21 chromosome 3, Brachypodium_distachyon_v3.0, whole genome shotgun sequence genome encodes:
- the LOC100835729 gene encoding uncharacterized protein LOC100835729 translates to MPPKVTKRWVPVSRPAGTSPAPAARKPSNETSPKVSKRWVPVNHNQPAGTSRGAGNPSKKMPRKVWVPVGKSQGAAEPADRLSDLPDALLHHIMSFMKSWEVVRTCKLSRRWRNLWASAPCIDIRVGRHDRPPTDMVKFMNRVLLTRDMLTPVDTLRLRSVGEDDFYETYNNGNVKRWIRNALKRRARVIHLNGHLHNCITLDRMDFVSCHLKILKLSYAKLDDRVMRQLSSQCPSLEELDLKSCVVDGHEIVSFSLKSLIVVKCKFTMNLLVDAPNLMLLRCITPEKWVPVLKNSVSLVTGSISLDDSLLSSEFHKDDDDDDEFPQTSDEDDDNDNTDAQCDGKNAAADRSHNEGFLDSILFGGFSDFCDDYPDDYPDGYSDNFKDDYDYGSDINSDDDTYEYSEIANGFEDKYSGNCYDDLEFSKGGKNYGFSANYGFNDYKTLGGQNVLHSLSNARSIELLGHAGEVVLRRESMSCPTFNNLKTLSLGEWCISRGADFYILIRLLQHTPCLEQLFLQLEMNFGIENALGRCKPNGGSFSCKHIRMVKIKCTKDDPRLHMLAQLFKANGILLEKIYVRRSGSFHLCMLKRNREISIAEMRDYL, encoded by the exons ATGCCCCCCAAGGTAACCAAGCGGTGGGTGCCGGTTAGCCGACCGGCGGGGACATCTCCCGCACCCGCAGCACGCAAGCCATCCAACGAAACGTCCCCGAAGGTATCGAAGCGATGGGTGCCGGTTAACCATAACCAACCTGCGGGGACGTCCCGCGGCGCAGGCAACCCATCCAAGAAAATGCCCCGGAAGGTATGGGTGCCAGTGGGGAAGTCTCAGGGGGCAGCCGAGCCCGCCGATCGGCTCAGCGACCTCCCAGATGCGCTCCTGCACCACATCATGTCGTTCATGAAGTCCTGGGAGGTGGTCCGCACTTGCAAGCTCTCCAGGCGGTGGCGCAACCTCTGGGCTTCTGCACCCTGCATCGACATTCGTGTGGGGCGCCATGATAGACCACCCACGGATATGGTCAAGTTTATGAACCGGGTTCTGCTCACTCGGGACATGCTCACGCCAGTCGACACGCTCCGTCTGCGCTCGGTTGGCGAAGATGATTTCTACGAGACTTATAATAATGGCAATGTCAAGAGGTGGATCCGCAATGCTCTCAAGCGAAGAGCTCGTGTTATCCATCTTAATGGCCATCTCCACAACTGCATAACACTGGATCGCATGGACTTTGTGTCTTGCCACCTCAAAATCTTGAAACTGTCATACGCCAAGCTGGATGATAGAGTTATGAGGCAGCTCTCTTCTCAGTGCCCTTCTTTGGAAGAACTAGATCTTAAGAGCTGTGTGGTAGATGGCCATGAGATAGTATCCTTCTCTCTGAAGAGTTTGATCGTGGTCAAGTGCAAGTTCACTATGAACCTCTTGGTGGATGCTCCAAACCTCATGTTGCTACGTTGCATCACACCGGAGAAGTGGGTTCCCGTGTTAAAGAACTCTGTGTCTCTGGTCACAGGCAGCATCAGTCTTGATGACTCTTTATTGAGTTCTGAATTTCATAaggatgacgatgatgatgatgaattcCCTCAGACTAgcgatgaagatgatgacaaTGATAATACAGATGCCCAGTGTGATGGTAAAAATGCTGCTGCTGACAGAAGTCATAATGAGGGATTTCTTGATAGTATTTTGTTTGGCGGATTTTCTGATTTCTGTGATGATTATCCCGATGACTATCCTGATGGCTATTCTGATAACTTCAAAGACGATTACGATTATGGAAGTGATATCAATAGCGATGATGATACATATGAATATAGTGAGATTGCAAATGGCTTTGAAGATAAATATTCTGGAAACTGCTATGATGATCTGGAATTCAGTAAGGGTGGTAAAAATTATGGCTTCAGTGCGAACTATGGGTTCAATGACTATAAAACCTTAGGTGGCCAAAATGTTCTTCACAGCCTTTCTAATGCCAGAAGCATAGAGCTGTTAGGTCATGCGGGAGAG GTGGTTCTGAGGAGGGAATCAATGAGTTGTCCAACTTTTAACAACCTGAAGACTCTGTCCCTTGGTGAGTGGTGTATCAGCAGGGGTGCTGATTTTTACATACTAATTCGCTTACTCCAGCATACACCGTGTTTGGAGCAGCTCTTTCTTCAGCTTGAAATG AACTTCGGCATTGAAAATGCATTAGGAAGATGTAAACCAAATGGAGGTTCATTTTCTTGCAAACACATTAGAATGGTGAAGATCAAATGCACCAAAGATGATCCTAGATTGCATATGTTGGCACAGTTGTTTAAGGCCAACGGCATACTGCTTGAGAAGATTTATGTGCGTCGAAGTGGGAGCTTCC ATCTTTGTATGTTGAAGCGAAACAGGGAAATTAGCATTGCTGAAATGCGCGACTACCTGTAA